The Erinaceus europaeus chromosome 17, mEriEur2.1, whole genome shotgun sequence nucleotide sequence tTATTTGGAGggttatggtttacagtatatttgttgacacatgggtaagatTTCTCACCTCACCATGTAGGGGTCTACAAAACAGGCTCACCACCACTGAACAAGTTATTTGTCATTTAGGTGGAAGTCTTCAGATGGTTCCTGTACAAAGAGACCTACAGAGCCTTTGGGTATAGAAGAAGAGACATGAGATTCTGTCCTGTGGGTCCAGCTACTTGGTTTAAAGGAATAAAAGTATGCTTAGTTACTATTAGCCTAAAAGTAATTCTGTTTGTTTTAACTAAATactttggttatttattttaattgctaaATTCTATCATTTACCTCTTTATGAGACATGGACTCTTAACCTTTCTCACTTGAAAATGTGACTTACCATGTTCTCTCATGCTAAATACTAGTCAAAGGTGTAAAAAGGGTTTCCAGTCTCCATTGCAGGCTGAAAAAATATCTGTCTACATAGTGTGCATATTTACATCATTCGGAACAGGTTTACTTACCCCTTGTAAAAATTAGACATGGAGGACAGTTGCATATCTACATAGTGtgcatttattgttgttgtagttattattgttgttggataggacagagagaaatggagagaggaggggaatacagagagagggagagaaagacagacacctgcagacctgcttcaccgcctgtgaagtgactcccctgcatgtggggagccggaggctcaaaacgggatccttctgccagtccttgcgctttgcgccacgtgcggttaaccactacgctacctcccgactccctcttttttttttaagtacaagaAAATTAGTCTTGCTCTGGATCACAAGACACAAAAAGAAATTGTCTTTTAGTCCTGAAACTGTGATTTCACTTTTTCTACTTACCATATGAGACAGGAGCTCTCAGAGGGGTTAGAAGAGTTCTGGGAAAGAGTTAATAGCCAATTTCAAGAATTAAGAAAATTAAGTGTGTTTTCACTTATAAGAAAGATGGTttgttattacatttatttatttattagagacagccagaaatcaagagggaaggagggggtgatagggagggagagagacagagatacacctgcagcactgcttcaccactcctaaagctttcctcctgcaggtggggaccgggggcttgaacctgggtccttgcgcattctaacatgtgctctcatccaggtgcgccaccacccggccccggtaagtttggtctttttttttaattagcatctccattctggaaaaaataAACTATCTTTACTCATCTGTATGAATAAAATACTATCTTTTAAATACTATCTGCTTTGCCCCTGGTATTTCCTTTCACAAATCAATTATCACCAGGCAGGTAACTGTTAGCTCCACAAGCCTCAGAGaagggctagggctctggagaggcagagttccaagacacattggtaaggtcctcTGCTCAGTTGACCTACTTTTAGAACTTcaatctacagccataccactctGCATACCCCATCtcctctgatctcagaagctaagcagggtcaggcctggttagtatATGGATGAGAGAACCTCACAGACAAGTTGTCCCTAAATTATAGACCCTCATAAACTGCATAGCAGGCGGGGGATTCAGAGTGACCCACACCAGACAAATCACTTGGTCACACAGTTCTGTATAATGACACCAGGAATCAAGGAAACCAGGTGTTCATTTTTCTTTACCTAGCTATTCATGTGACCTACAAAAGGACACTTACAAATTTTTACATTCATCTATATTATAGCATTCACAGTTCTTTCCAAATATTGTTTTGACTAAACTATATGGGTTACTCTCTTCATTATCCTCTTGAAGGCATCTTTGATCTCTTTGTTCCTCAGACTATAGATCAAAGGATTTAACATGGGAATGAAGATAACATAGAACACTGACAATAACTTGTCCTGCTTCTTAGAGTTTTTAGAATTAGGGTGCACATATACAGAGAGAGCTGTGCCATAGAAGAGTATCACAACTGCCAAGTGGGAGGCACAGGTATTAAAGGCCTTGAAACTACCTTTGATTGATGACATTTTTAGAATGAAAGATGCTATGAAACCATAAGATAATAGGATAAGAAGTAAAGAACCAAACCCAACAAAAATAGCTTCTAGAAACGTAATTGTTTGGGTGATGAAAGGATCGGAGCAAGACAAGACAATAATCTGAGGTAAATTGCAGAAGAAATGTTGAATGATATTTGACCCACAGTAGTCAAGATTAAAGCAAGGTACAGTTTGGGCTAAGCTACCAAGGAAACCAGTCCCAAGAGCCCCACCAACCATCTGCCAACAGAGAGCAGGCACCATAATGGTAGAGTACTGTAGAGGACTCCGAATAGCCACATATCTGTCATAGGCCATGACAGCCAAAAGGCATGACTCAGACATAGCCATCCAGCACGAAATAACATACTGAGTAGCACAGGCAATTATGGAAATCCGTTTTTCATCTCTGAAGAAATCTGAAAGCATCCTTGGGCAGATAGAAGTAGTATACCAGATGTCTATAGATGAgaggaaactgagaaagaagtacATAGGTGTGTGAAGGTGAGAGTCCATCCTGATAAGAATGATAAGACCCATATTCCACATGAGGGTTACAAGGTAGATTCCTAGGAAGACTGGAAAGAGAAATAACTTCAGATCTTTTTGATCTGTGAGTCCTAGAAGAACAAACATGGTCGCAGATGTGTAATTTCTTCCCATAGTCTTGGCTGTTGATGTCTGctaagaaaaaaagatgagaaacaaAATGTTTAcatattcatttcattttatcatGTAATATAATAATCTTAAGTCACCAATATTGATTTGATATAGCATCACAACACTTATCTGTACTTGAATAAGAATTGTTGTACTagatgagaagggaaaacactaagcagaacttgggctggagttggtgtattgcaacaaggtaaaagactctgaggtggggagagtgttcgggtcctggaacatgatggcagaggaggacctagggggactgtattgttatgtagaaaaccgggaaatgttacacatgtacaaactattgtattttactgtcaactgtaaaccattaatcctgcaataaagaaatttttaaaaaaagaatagtcatacTCTTGTTGGAGACAAATAGGGTaaatgcaggggccaggtggtagtggtgcacctgagcacacacattacagtgcacaaggactcaggttcaagtccctggtctccacttgcaggaggaaagtttcccgagtggtgaagcagagctgttggtgtctctcagtctctggcCCTatgtcacccttccctcttgatttctggct carries:
- the LOC103110320 gene encoding olfactory receptor 5AN6-like, translated to MGRNYTSATMFVLLGLTDQKDLKLFLFPVFLGIYLVTLMWNMGLIILIRMDSHLHTPMYFFLSFLSSIDIWYTTSICPRMLSDFFRDEKRISIIACATQYVISCWMAMSESCLLAVMAYDRYVAIRSPLQYSTIMVPALCWQMVGGALGTGFLGSLAQTVPCFNLDYCGSNIIQHFFCNLPQIIVLSCSDPFITQTITFLEAIFVGFGSLLLILLSYGFIASFILKMSSIKGSFKAFNTCASHLAVVILFYGTALSVYVHPNSKNSKKQDKLLSVFYVIFIPMLNPLIYSLRNKEIKDAFKRIMKRVTHIV